The Deinococcus sp. Marseille-Q6407 genome has a window encoding:
- a CDS encoding App1 family protein, which yields MTFVRTLLKQALPYAERAVTAADQAFSGFVQPRRARGKLVVQPYVGWGSPEQVEVQGRVLLPRVTTPPRVGDARWRNFLNIMRRLFSREVSGVEVTGTFRGEAVHSSSGPDGYFNLVFHPGGAVPAGWYEAPLSIEGRGEMSRARVQVVDHPAFGIISDLDDTVIQSDVTSMPRMLMTSLTGNARTRLPFPGVGAFYHGLVQQGGGRNPIFYVSSSPWNFFDLLWQFLSYRQIPLGPMFLRNWGFDLLAGHNDYKHGVIERIFERFPDMKFVLVGDSGEHDPQIYAEVVRRHPGRVLAVYIRDVSDAATDQAVLRIREEVRAAGVEMVLAADSLYAAGHAMAMGLITPEQMRRVQRSVARHYSW from the coding sequence ATGACTTTTGTCCGCACTCTTCTCAAACAGGCACTGCCCTACGCGGAGCGGGCCGTCACGGCGGCCGATCAGGCGTTCAGCGGGTTCGTGCAGCCGCGCCGGGCCCGCGGCAAGCTGGTGGTGCAGCCTTACGTGGGCTGGGGCTCGCCCGAGCAGGTGGAGGTTCAGGGCCGGGTGCTGCTGCCGCGCGTGACCACGCCGCCCCGGGTCGGCGACGCCCGCTGGCGCAACTTTCTGAACATCATGCGCCGGCTGTTCTCGCGCGAGGTGAGCGGCGTGGAGGTGACCGGCACCTTCCGGGGTGAAGCGGTGCACAGCAGCAGCGGCCCCGACGGCTACTTCAACCTGGTGTTTCACCCGGGCGGCGCCGTGCCGGCCGGCTGGTACGAGGCGCCGCTCAGCATCGAGGGCCGCGGCGAGATGAGCCGCGCGCGGGTGCAGGTGGTGGACCACCCGGCTTTTGGCATCATCTCCGACCTGGACGACACTGTGATTCAGTCGGACGTGACCAGCATGCCCCGGATGCTGATGACCAGCCTGACCGGCAACGCCCGTACCCGACTGCCTTTTCCGGGCGTGGGCGCCTTTTACCACGGCCTGGTGCAGCAGGGCGGCGGCCGCAACCCGATTTTTTATGTGTCGAGCAGTCCCTGGAACTTTTTCGACCTGTTGTGGCAGTTTCTGAGTTACCGCCAGATTCCGCTGGGGCCGATGTTCCTGCGCAACTGGGGGTTTGATCTGCTGGCCGGGCACAACGATTACAAGCACGGGGTTATTGAGCGCATTTTCGAGCGCTTCCCCGATATGAAATTCGTGCTGGTGGGCGACAGCGGCGAGCATGATCCCCAGATCTACGCTGAAGTGGTGCGCCGCCACCCCGGGCGGGTGCTGGCGGTGTATATCCGCGATGTGTCGGACGCGGCGACCGATCAGGCCGTGCTGAGAATCCGCGAGGAGGTCCGCGCCGCCGGGGTGGAAATGGTTTTGGCCGCCGACAGCCTCTACGCTGCCGGACACGCGATGGCGATGGGCCTGATCACGCCCGAGCAGATGCGCCGGGTGCAGCGCTCGGTGGCCCGGCACTACAGCTGGTAG
- a CDS encoding S8 family serine peptidase translates to MNSAFRMTALALLSLSLAEPVQAISVLPVQPALPVAAPAANVPPVTAPAFPFLPLPATAQPSTARPTTAQPTPFSPATSSSVPNAPRPAASTSLPYHPAAALSAQQTYLQDIGLTRAWAQRGRVAAPVTVAVLDTGYTPHPQLQGRILNGYDFVSDAQRAGDGDGRDPDASGVGQFAFHSEMVSGIIGADQAGAGMAGINPAAQILAVRVADENGMIAPGDLADGLRWAAGLPVAGVPRNPAPARIINTSLFADWLPDRGCDPRIAAAVNDVTRAGALVVVGAGNENRDAGLLSPASCAGVLTVTGVDDSGQRPDYANWGSAVALAAPSGVPERGLVASTALDAAGRPAPLHAHRQNGTSFAAPQVSAAASLLLGLRPDLSPAELRSALTRTAAPWGPRGCDPDPRKSCGAGVLNVAAALDWVSRLPPASSPAPQRGPASLAPLRPQR, encoded by the coding sequence GTGAACTCTGCCTTTCGGATGACTGCCCTGGCCCTGCTGAGCCTGAGCCTTGCGGAACCGGTCCAGGCCATCTCTGTCCTGCCGGTGCAGCCGGCGCTGCCGGTAGCTGCGCCAGCCGCAAATGTGCCGCCAGTGACCGCGCCGGCTTTCCCCTTTCTGCCGCTTCCTGCAACTGCTCAGCCCTCCACTGCCCGGCCCACAACTGCCCAGCCCACGCCCTTCAGCCCGGCGACCAGCAGCTCTGTGCCCAACGCCCCCCGCCCCGCCGCCAGCACGTCCCTGCCTTACCATCCGGCCGCGGCCCTGAGCGCGCAGCAGACTTACCTACAGGACATCGGCCTGACCCGCGCCTGGGCGCAGCGGGGCCGGGTGGCGGCGCCGGTCACGGTGGCGGTACTGGACACCGGCTACACGCCACATCCCCAGTTGCAGGGCCGCATTCTCAACGGCTACGACTTCGTGAGTGACGCTCAGCGGGCCGGTGACGGGGACGGCCGCGACCCCGACGCTTCGGGCGTGGGGCAGTTCGCCTTTCACAGCGAGATGGTCTCGGGCATCATCGGGGCGGATCAGGCCGGGGCCGGCATGGCCGGCATCAACCCCGCCGCGCAGATTCTGGCGGTGCGGGTCGCCGACGAAAACGGCATGATCGCCCCCGGCGACCTGGCCGACGGCCTGCGCTGGGCCGCAGGATTGCCGGTGGCCGGCGTGCCGCGCAACCCAGCGCCGGCCCGCATCATCAACACCTCACTCTTTGCCGACTGGCTGCCCGACCGCGGCTGTGACCCCCGCATCGCGGCCGCCGTAAACGATGTGACCCGCGCCGGCGCCCTGGTGGTGGTGGGCGCCGGCAACGAGAACCGCGACGCCGGGCTGCTCTCCCCGGCCAGCTGCGCGGGGGTCCTCACCGTGACCGGGGTGGACGACAGCGGTCAGCGCCCGGATTACGCCAACTGGGGCTCAGCGGTGGCGCTGGCGGCGCCCAGCGGCGTCCCGGAGCGGGGGCTGGTGGCCAGCACCGCGCTGGACGCAGCCGGCCGGCCGGCCCCGCTGCACGCCCACCGCCAGAACGGCACGTCGTTCGCGGCGCCGCAGGTGAGCGCGGCGGCCAGCCTGTTGCTGGGCCTGCGGCCCGACCTCAGCCCCGCCGAGCTGCGCAGCGCCCTGACCCGCACGGCTGCCCCCTGGGGCCCCCGGGGCTGTGACCCCGACCCCCGCAAAAGCTGCGGCGCCGGCGTGCTGAACGTGGCCGCCGCGCTGGACTGGGTCAGCCGCCTGCCGCCTGCCTCCTCCCCCGCCCCGCAGCGCGGCCCGGCGTCCCTGGCCCCGCTGCGTCCCCAACGCTAG
- a CDS encoding shikimate kinase: MNSAGLIERPVTWVALAGFMGTGKSRVGWELARALALHYVDTDKLIAKVAGKSIPQMFDEEGEDYFRACEREVVERVSRLDHAVISLGGGTFNHEQNRQALLERGPVVVLWASPETVYQRTKHSDRPLLQVPDPLSKIRLLMNERQPHYQKGTIHVHSDGRPSEEVVEEVIEQLWQWQAQQAAASAPDGYENLRHGTD; this comes from the coding sequence ATGAACAGCGCTGGCCTGATCGAACGCCCCGTCACCTGGGTGGCGCTGGCGGGCTTTATGGGCACCGGCAAAAGCCGCGTGGGCTGGGAGCTGGCCCGCGCCCTGGCGCTGCATTACGTGGACACCGACAAACTGATTGCCAAGGTGGCCGGCAAGAGCATCCCACAGATGTTCGACGAAGAAGGCGAGGACTATTTCCGCGCCTGTGAGCGTGAGGTGGTCGAGCGGGTCAGCCGGCTGGACCATGCCGTAATCAGCCTGGGCGGCGGCACCTTCAACCACGAACAGAACCGCCAGGCCCTGCTGGAACGCGGCCCGGTGGTGGTGCTGTGGGCCAGCCCCGAGACGGTCTACCAGCGCACCAAACACTCGGACCGGCCGCTGCTGCAGGTGCCCGACCCCCTCTCCAAGATTCGCCTGCTGATGAACGAGCGCCAGCCGCACTACCAGAAAGGCACCATTCACGTGCACAGCGACGGCCGGCCCTCGGAGGAAGTGGTGGAGGAAGTCATTGAGCAGCTATGGCAGTGGCAGGCGCAGCAGGCGGCCGCCAGTGCTCCGGATGGATATGAGAATCTGAGACATGGCACCGACTAA